In Bacillota bacterium, the genomic window AGCTCCTTTGCGATGATGTATGTTCCTTTCCCGTTCAGGTAATCGGTATAAATCCTTCGGACAACAACGGCTTCTTCTTCATTCGTGATGATTCTTCCGTCCTTGTCCTTCTTATAACCGTAGGGAATGGAGGAAGGCTTCCATTCGCCTTTCATGAACCTTTTTTGTATCGCTCACCGGTTGTTTTTTGATATGGATATGGATTCCTCCTGGGCAATGGAGCTTAAAACCGTCATCAGCAGCTCGCTTTCAGCGGACAGGGTGTTGATGTTTTCTTTTTCAAAATAAACGGCAATCCCAAGCATTTTCAGCTTTCTCACCGTCTCAATGCAGTCGGCGGTGTTTCTTGCAAACCTGGATATGGACTTGGTAATGACCATGTCCACCTTTTTGGCTTCACAGTCGGCAATGAGCCTTAGAAACTCATCCCGCTTGTCTTTGGCGGTGCCGCTGATGCCTTCGTCTGCATAAATTCCCGCAAAAGTCCAAGCATTGTTGCTTTCTATCAGCCGGGTGTAGTACTCCACCTGTGCTGAAAAGGATTGCAGCTGTCCGGTGTGATCCGAGCTGACCCGGCAGTATGCGCACACCCGCAGTTTTGGAGCTTCAACTTCCGCTTCCATGCAATTGATTGGCTTGATAACTCTTACTTTTGGCATACGCTTCCTCCTTTCGCTTTTCAGTACATGATGCTTTATCAGCAACACACAGTACCACACAACCCCGGCCATATCAAGTGTTTTTACACATATACCTCCGCCAGGGATGGAGCGAATGAATTCCGATTTAATCTGTCAATTTCTTTCAATTCATAAAGAGTAATAAGACCTCTTTCAAGCAGGCTATTCAGCAGCAAAAGCGCCACCTTATACTTCACCTCATTGGCTATTTGCATCTGTAACACGTTTTCCCCTCCTTATAATTCCAGCATGCTGATGATCTGCGAACAGGTCTCATCATGCATTTTCAGCCTGATCTCGCCCTCCATGGGGGAGTAGACCTTGATGCCCCGTTCGTTCAGTCCCCGTATGAAATCCAATGTTTTTACGGTATCCCTGCCCAGGCGGGAGAGATTGACGATCAGCAGCGCGTCCATCTTGCCTTCAGCCGCGGCCTCGATTACCTCGACAAGGCCGTTTCTCTCAAAGTTCAGGCCGCTGCCGGTGTCCTGGGAGACTCCGACCACTTCAAACCCCATCTGCTCGGCGTAGTCCGAGAGTTCCTTCTGCTGCCCTTTAAGGCGGCCATGCTCGTCCTCCGGGGCGTCGATGCGGCAGTAAAGCCATGCTCTTTTGCTTTGATTCATGATTTTCATCCCTCCTGTTATTTGAATTGATGTTTGATGCCAAAAGGATGCGGCAGGGCTTTGACGGCTCTGCCGCATAGTTTTTGGTATCAAAAGAAGGCGGTTGCGCCTGTTCTTCATTTTCGTTCCGGCGCTTAATTCGGCACTGCTCCCCAAGCGCCAATGGCAGCAGCGCAAACTATCCGTGGTCAACGGATATCACAGGAATTCCACCTCCCCGAGAGCCTCCGGGCCGCACTCTGGGACCTAACCTCAACTATGCGGGAGTATCATTATAGGCCGTTCAGGTCATTGCGATACAGTCCACCACAGACTGTTTTATGGCCAGGCATTTCTCGCTCGTCGCCTTTGATGCCATCGTTTTTACGGGTCGCCTTGACCGATCCGCAGGCGGTCTTCGCGTGTTTACCAATTCCGAATACCTGTATTTTTACAATGTACTGCTTGTAAAGAATATTGAAATACAAGTCCCCATAATCAGGATAATTCTTTATTTTTAACAATGCCTTGTCCACAATTTCAATAAGCCACTTGCTTTTCAATAATGAGCACAGCTTTTCTTCAAGGTCTTTCTTATTGATATTTGGGTCATAGTCATCCAGGTAATCCAAGGCTTCAGCCAGACGATTGCTTCCCATGGCATAATACTCTGCTTCAATCTCGCATACCCTGTCTTCAATACACCAAACCACATCCCTGTATATTTTCAGTAACAATTTTGTTTTATGATATACCCGTTCTTCATCAATGTGCATGGAAGCTAATCCTCTTTTCAACACAGCTAACGCCATTTTTTCAGTACTCATCTGTTTTTCACCTTCTTTTCAAAATCATTGACATATTTTTTGTTCTCTTGTATTATAATATGTGAACAATATTTTTGTCAATAAATTTGTCAAACATTTGTTCTCTTAATGCATAATGAGTGAACAATTTGGGCATAATATTACCGGAGGTGTCTTTTCAAATGCAGTTTGGCGAAAAAATCAGGTTATTACGCAAAAGGGCAGGCATTTCTCAGAAAGATTTTGCAGAGCAGCTTGGGATTACAAGGCGGGCTTTGGTCTATTATGAAAACGGAGAGCGTTTTCCACGGGAGGCAGGACTTATTGATAAAATCGCCGATTTCTTTAACGTATCTTCAGATTTTCTGACAGACGATAGCGAAAGCATCGCAATGACAAAGGAAGAAATATTTTTAGAGGAAGCAAAAGCAGAAGATAAGTTCAGAGGAAAAAGCGAAGCAAAAAAGTTCATCGAAACTACAAAATGTTTATTTGCCGGTGGAGAATTATCAGATGAAGATAAAGATGCGCTTTTTGAGGTATTAACCGAAATATACTTTGACTCAAAGAAAAAAGCCAAAAAGTATGGTGTCCGTAAAAGTAAAGGAAACAAAAATCCACCAACTGATTAGCTGCGGGGTGAAAAGTATGGAATTTATTTTAAGAGAAGCCGAGAGGTTGATCCAAACGCATAAAACCCGAAACCCCTTTGAGATTGCCGATTGTCTTAATATTAATGTTCTCTACAGGCCACTCGGCAAGCTTAAAGGGAAGGGATTTACATATGCACAAGGCGGAGCCGATATATCTGCATTAACAATGAATTGGACAGTCCTGCCAAACGATTAGTATGTGCTCACGAAATTGGCCATGACCGCTTCCACAGGCACTTGGCCATAATGAATCCCCAGGCCCAGGAGCTTATCAGCTATGATATGTCATCAAAACCGGAAAGGGAAGCAAACATTTTCGCCGCTGAAGTCCTTTTGCCTGATGTTGATGTTATTAAACTGATAAATGACGCGGAAATGAATTTTTTCAGAGCCGCAAGGGAACTTTATATCCCACCGGAACTAATGGATTTCAAATTTCAGATATTAAAAAACAAAGGTTACAGGCTTGAAGCTCCATTAAATGCGACAGGAGATTTCCTGAAAAAATAGCCCCCTGAAACATTCACATGTTTTAAAGATGTAAGGGGTATTTTTGTTTTGTTTATTCTATCGCCAACTGCCTAATATCGAGCTGATGCAAAATAATCAGCGTGATGCTCTCTCCATTCCTCTGCTGTTCGAAAACTCTTTTTCTGCCAAAGCTTTCGATATGTTCTTTCCTGCAGCATACTACGGGCTTTATTTCAGGCACATCGAAAAATGACAACTGTTCACTGTATTCAATATATACATCTGGATACAACCATAAATGCCCGACCTCATGAAGCCCGGTAAACAGAATTGATATGAATGGCCGGATCCTAATTTGTTCGATATGCTCAAATCATGAGTTTTCAGAAGGAGCCTTATTTTGTAAAATATGCGGCACTCCACTATATAATAAATGCCTTAATGAGACCGGATTTTCCCGCAAGCAGCATTTATTAGATACTACATCAAGATTTTGCTCCCGATG contains:
- a CDS encoding helix-turn-helix domain-containing protein codes for the protein MQFGEKIRLLRKRAGISQKDFAEQLGITRRALVYYENGERFPREAGLIDKIADFFNVSSDFLTDDSESIAMTKEEIFLEEAKAEDKFRGKSEAKKFIETTKCLFAGGELSDEDKDALFEVLTEIYFDSKKKAKKYGVRKSKGNKNPPTD
- a CDS encoding recombinase family protein encodes the protein MNQSKRAWLYCRIDAPEDEHGRLKGQQKELSDYAEQMGFEVVGVSQDTGSGLNFERNGLVEVIEAAAEGKMDALLIVNLSRLGRDTVKTLDFIRGLNERGIKVYSPMEGEIRLKMHDETCSQIISMLEL
- a CDS encoding ImmA/IrrE family metallo-endopeptidase — protein: MDSPAKRLVCAHEIGHDRFHRHLAIMNPQAQELISYDMSSKPEREANIFAAEVLLPDVDVIKLINDAEMNFFRAARELYIPPELMDFKFQILKNKGYRLEAPLNATGDFLKK